One genomic segment of Rivularia sp. PCC 7116 includes these proteins:
- a CDS encoding WD40 repeat domain-containing protein, with the protein MSDNQPREYDAVLGGDSQAPVDGVVLGGIEGVKRRLKNPDVKARIAGLYQALNYGDAGLDLVIKALRNEKNLIRATAYIILKQRKEEIAIKTLQGCSDYHFFYCISTLEEHESRVHSVCITPDGQTLISGNPHRIISWEWKTNKSVKTIVTKKDIAFYENDFIRFICINPARKTLFIRSIFGIIKELNWQNPNYDNISNIKNMTRYHALIFDETGNIAFINIKSSIQVWDCFNQKCQGELRANLQPIFSLAMNGKTLFGGSGDNTIKIWNWQKEQLISTLEGHSYWVTSLCISPDGKTLFSGSGDNTIKIWNWQKAELIRTLEGHSLGVNSLAISPDGKTLISASNDTTIKVWNWRTGKLQTTLTGHSAEVNSIVLSPDGKYLFSGSSDKTVKVWGLKE; encoded by the coding sequence ATGTCAGACAATCAACCTAGAGAATACGATGCGGTGCTTGGTGGTGATAGTCAAGCTCCCGTTGATGGTGTGGTTTTGGGAGGGATTGAAGGTGTTAAACGAAGGTTAAAGAATCCTGATGTTAAAGCAAGAATTGCAGGATTATATCAAGCGTTAAATTATGGTGATGCTGGATTAGATTTAGTAATTAAAGCTTTGCGAAATGAAAAAAATCTAATTAGAGCAACAGCTTATATAATACTGAAACAAAGAAAAGAAGAAATTGCAATCAAAACGTTACAAGGATGTAGTGATTATCATTTTTTTTATTGTATTTCAACTCTTGAAGAGCATGAATCTAGAGTTCATTCAGTTTGCATAACTCCTGATGGACAAACTCTTATTAGCGGTAATCCACACAGGATTATCAGTTGGGAATGGAAAACGAATAAATCTGTGAAGACTATAGTAACTAAGAAAGATATCGCCTTTTATGAAAATGATTTCATCAGATTTATATGTATTAATCCTGCCAGAAAAACTCTTTTTATACGTAGTATATTTGGTATCATTAAAGAATTAAACTGGCAAAACCCAAATTATGACAATATTTCAAATATTAAAAATATGACGCGATATCATGCTCTAATTTTTGATGAAACTGGTAATATTGCATTTATTAATATAAAGAGTAGCATTCAAGTATGGGATTGCTTTAATCAGAAATGTCAAGGTGAGTTAAGAGCAAATTTACAGCCTATTTTTTCTCTAGCTATGAATGGAAAAACTTTATTTGGCGGTAGCGGAGATAATACGATAAAAATCTGGAATTGGCAAAAAGAACAACTAATTAGTACTTTAGAAGGACATTCATATTGGGTTACATCTTTATGCATCTCCCCAGATGGAAAAACATTATTCAGCGGTAGCGGAGATAATACAATTAAAATCTGGAATTGGCAGAAAGCAGAACTAATACGAACTTTAGAAGGACATTCTTTAGGAGTTAACTCCCTTGCAATTAGCCCAGATGGAAAAACTTTAATCAGCGCTAGTAACGACACAACAATCAAAGTTTGGAATTGGAGAACTGGAAAACTTCAAACTACATTAACAGGACATTCAGCAGAAGTAAATTCAATCGTCTTAAGTCCAGATGGTAAATATTTGTTCAGCGGAAGTAGTGATAAAACCGTCAAAGTTTGGGGATTAAAAGAGTAA
- a CDS encoding DUF1257 domain-containing protein, whose product MSHFTAIKTQIKDRDALVKALADVGFKNIEVHETAESLYGYQGDVRAETAEVIIRRKYVGSYSNDIGFKLQEDGQYQAIISEFDRGRYNQQWLGKVMQRYGYYSLMASAQEQGFTVEEDEVMEDGTVRVVVARWS is encoded by the coding sequence ATGTCACATTTCACAGCTATAAAAACTCAAATAAAAGATAGAGATGCATTAGTTAAAGCTTTGGCTGATGTGGGGTTTAAAAATATTGAAGTTCACGAAACGGCAGAAAGTTTATATGGTTATCAAGGTGATGTGCGAGCGGAAACTGCTGAGGTGATTATTCGACGTAAATATGTTGGCTCTTATAGTAATGATATTGGTTTTAAATTACAGGAAGATGGACAATATCAAGCGATTATATCTGAATTTGATCGCGGTAGATACAATCAACAATGGTTGGGTAAAGTGATGCAGCGTTACGGTTATTATAGTTTGATGGCTTCGGCACAGGAGCAGGGGTTTACGGTGGAGGAAGATGAGGTTATGGAAGATGGTACGGTTAGGGTTGTTGTGGCTAGGTGGAGTTAG
- a CDS encoding DUF1257 domain-containing protein yields MPNAQLPITKLIMSHFTSIKVQIKHGEILHQVLQELGYQVECNTQVRGYHGVTPKAFSSANRTQAEYVIRQNNGYDLGFRRQGENYEIVADFWGAKINQKQFVNSITQKYAHKTLMATVAEQGFNVEEEEVLSDGTVRVVVGSWV; encoded by the coding sequence ATGCCCAATGCCCAATTACCAATTACCAAATTAATCATGTCTCACTTTACAAGTATCAAGGTTCAAATTAAGCACGGTGAAATTTTACATCAGGTATTGCAGGAGTTAGGCTATCAAGTTGAATGCAATACTCAGGTGCGAGGATATCATGGCGTTACGCCGAAGGCGTTTAGCTCCGCTAATCGCACTCAAGCTGAATATGTAATTCGGCAAAATAATGGTTACGATTTGGGTTTTCGTCGTCAAGGTGAAAATTATGAAATCGTAGCTGACTTTTGGGGTGCGAAGATTAATCAAAAGCAATTTGTGAATTCAATTACTCAAAAGTATGCTCATAAAACTCTGATGGCTACTGTTGCGGAGCAGGGTTTTAATGTAGAGGAAGAGGAAGTTTTGTCAGATGGTACCGTGAGGGTTGTTGTAGGGAGTTGGGTTTAA
- a CDS encoding AAA family ATPase, giving the protein MTNFPEKQSAESKEIPNFELVEQIDLMIRARYPLLYMVAVEEEPLEEVLFKVAALSQPARQVLYWDVVRGWSDNGADKGSVMPALARIGKTDTQKSIIFVLRDLHPYMKNLTTEKSAPIVRELRNLARELKRSRKSIILTSHTLEIPEELKEEVTVVDFPLPDVEQINYLVEQLVVPEKLKLAGLAREQLVKACQGLSRSRIQRVLAKALAAKQQVNESDISGVLAEKKQTIRQTGILEFFTPSESLKRVGGLDQLKQWVQLRQDAFTEEARRYGIPNPKGALLVGIQGTGKSLSAKTIAHEWRLPLLRLDTGRLFGGIVGESESRVRQMIQLTEAMAPCVLWMDEIDKAFGNISSGVDGDSGTSRRVFGSLITWMQEKTSPVFIVATANNVQILPAELLRKGRFDEIFFLNLPTEAERQDILKVHIQKLRPNRVRDFDLTLLASRTENFSGAEIEQVIIEAMHNAFSSKLNGHRRDFITEDILRAIEVTVPLASIAKEQIDALKQWAAQAGARSASNDVQLVEELKQYSSGGISPLEVD; this is encoded by the coding sequence ATGACTAATTTTCCTGAAAAACAATCAGCAGAAAGTAAGGAAATTCCTAACTTTGAGCTTGTCGAGCAAATAGATTTGATGATTCGAGCGCGGTATCCTCTACTATATATGGTTGCCGTGGAAGAAGAGCCTTTAGAAGAGGTTTTATTTAAGGTTGCTGCGCTGTCGCAACCAGCGCGTCAGGTATTGTATTGGGATGTCGTGCGGGGTTGGAGCGATAACGGTGCGGATAAAGGCTCTGTGATGCCAGCGCTGGCTCGCATTGGTAAAACCGACACCCAAAAATCGATAATATTCGTGTTGCGGGATTTGCACCCCTATATGAAAAATCTGACTACGGAAAAAAGTGCGCCGATTGTGCGGGAGTTGCGAAATTTAGCCAGAGAATTGAAGCGCAGTCGCAAGTCGATTATTCTTACCAGCCATACTTTAGAAATACCTGAAGAATTAAAAGAGGAAGTTACGGTTGTTGATTTTCCTTTACCCGATGTAGAGCAAATTAATTATTTAGTCGAGCAGTTGGTGGTACCCGAAAAGCTGAAATTAGCAGGTTTGGCGCGAGAGCAATTAGTAAAAGCCTGTCAAGGATTGAGTCGGAGCCGGATTCAGCGAGTTTTGGCGAAAGCTTTGGCAGCAAAACAGCAGGTTAATGAATCTGATATTAGTGGTGTTTTAGCAGAGAAAAAACAAACTATTCGCCAAACCGGAATCTTAGAATTTTTCACACCTTCCGAATCTTTGAAAAGAGTGGGAGGATTAGATCAACTTAAACAATGGGTGCAGTTGCGTCAAGATGCTTTCACCGAAGAAGCGAGACGGTATGGAATTCCCAATCCTAAAGGAGCATTACTTGTAGGAATTCAAGGTACTGGTAAATCTTTGAGTGCAAAAACCATTGCTCACGAATGGCGATTACCGTTATTAAGACTCGATACCGGGCGTTTATTTGGCGGAATTGTCGGGGAAAGTGAAAGCCGGGTGCGTCAAATGATTCAGCTTACCGAAGCAATGGCACCATGCGTCTTATGGATGGATGAGATAGATAAAGCATTCGGAAATATTAGTAGCGGTGTTGATGGAGATTCCGGTACATCGCGACGGGTATTTGGTAGCTTGATAACTTGGATGCAGGAGAAAACTAGTCCAGTATTTATTGTTGCAACCGCGAATAACGTGCAAATATTGCCAGCAGAATTGTTAAGGAAAGGAAGATTTGACGAAATATTCTTCTTGAATTTACCCACCGAAGCCGAAAGACAAGACATTTTAAAAGTTCATATTCAGAAATTACGTCCCAACCGAGTGCGAGATTTTGATTTAACTTTATTAGCAAGTAGAACAGAAAATTTTAGTGGTGCGGAGATAGAACAAGTAATAATTGAAGCAATGCACAATGCATTTTCTAGTAAACTTAACGGACATCGCCGGGACTTTATTACAGAAGATATTCTTAGAGCTATAGAAGTTACCGTACCTTTGGCTTCTATTGCAAAAGAGCAAATTGATGCATTAAAACAATGGGCTGCTCAAGCAGGAGCGAGGAGTGCATCAAATGATGTGCAGTTAGTAGAAGAATTGAAACAGTATAGCTCCGGAGGGATTTCTCCTTTGGAAGTCGATTGA